The following are encoded together in the Carbonactinospora thermoautotrophica genome:
- the ilvD gene encoding dihydroxy-acid dehydratase: protein MTNPTDRPIDRKPRSRDVTEGYERAPHRAMLRAVGMTDEDFDKPQIGVASSWNEITPCNLSLDRLAKKAKDGVRAAGGYPLEFGTISVSDGISMGHEGMRASLVSREIIADSVECVMHAERLDGSVLLAGCDKSLPGMLMAAARLDLAAVFLYAGSIMPGRLGDRDLTIIDAFEGVGACALGKISREELDAIERHACPGEGACGGMYTANTMASAAEALGMSLPGSASPPAPDRRRDEYAVASGEAVVRLIEQGVTARQIMTREAFENAITVVMALGGSTNAVLHLLAIAHEARVPLTLDDFNRIGDRTPHLADVKPFGRYVMNDIDKIGGVPVVMKALLDAGLLHGDCLTVTGRTVAENLAEIAPPDPDGKIIHALDNPIHKTGGITILKGSLAPEGAVVKSAGFDSAVFEGPARVFDDEKYAMEALTHGQIKPGEVVVIRYEGPQGGPGMREMLAITSAIKGAGLGKDVLLITDGRFSGGTTGLCIGHVAPEATQGGPIAFVRDGDRIRVDMNARTLDLLVDEDELARRRQGWTPPPPRYTSGVLAKYAKLVGSAAQGAVCG, encoded by the coding sequence ATGACCAATCCCACAGACCGCCCCATCGACCGCAAGCCCCGAAGCCGTGACGTCACCGAGGGGTACGAGCGGGCGCCGCACCGCGCGATGCTGCGCGCGGTCGGCATGACGGACGAGGATTTCGACAAGCCGCAGATCGGTGTGGCGTCCTCCTGGAACGAGATCACGCCCTGCAACCTCTCCCTCGACCGGCTGGCCAAGAAGGCCAAGGACGGCGTGCGCGCCGCTGGCGGGTACCCGCTGGAATTCGGCACGATCTCGGTGTCGGACGGGATCTCCATGGGGCACGAGGGAATGCGCGCCTCGTTGGTGTCCCGGGAGATCATCGCCGACTCGGTCGAGTGCGTGATGCACGCCGAGCGGCTGGACGGCTCGGTGCTGCTCGCCGGCTGCGACAAGTCGCTGCCCGGCATGCTCATGGCCGCGGCGCGGCTGGACCTGGCCGCCGTGTTCCTGTACGCGGGCTCGATCATGCCCGGCCGGCTGGGCGACCGGGATCTCACGATCATCGACGCGTTCGAGGGTGTGGGCGCGTGCGCGCTCGGCAAGATCAGCCGCGAGGAGCTGGACGCGATCGAGCGGCACGCCTGCCCCGGCGAGGGCGCCTGCGGGGGCATGTACACCGCGAACACCATGGCCAGCGCCGCCGAGGCGCTCGGCATGTCCCTGCCGGGCAGCGCCTCGCCGCCCGCGCCGGATCGCCGGCGGGACGAGTACGCGGTCGCCTCCGGCGAGGCCGTGGTGCGGCTGATCGAGCAGGGCGTCACCGCCCGGCAGATCATGACCAGGGAGGCATTCGAGAACGCGATCACCGTGGTCATGGCGCTCGGCGGCTCCACCAACGCGGTGCTGCACCTGCTGGCCATCGCGCATGAGGCGCGGGTGCCGCTCACGCTGGACGACTTCAACCGGATCGGCGACCGCACCCCGCACCTGGCCGACGTGAAGCCGTTCGGCCGGTACGTGATGAACGACATCGACAAGATCGGCGGCGTTCCGGTCGTGATGAAGGCCCTGCTCGACGCGGGCCTGCTGCACGGCGACTGCCTGACGGTGACCGGGCGGACCGTGGCCGAGAACCTGGCCGAGATCGCCCCGCCGGACCCGGACGGCAAGATCATCCACGCCCTCGACAACCCGATCCACAAGACCGGCGGGATCACCATCCTCAAGGGCTCGCTCGCCCCGGAAGGCGCGGTCGTGAAGAGCGCCGGTTTCGACAGCGCGGTCTTCGAGGGTCCCGCCCGGGTGTTCGACGACGAGAAGTACGCCATGGAGGCGCTCACCCACGGTCAGATCAAGCCGGGTGAGGTCGTGGTGATCCGGTACGAAGGCCCGCAGGGCGGCCCCGGCATGCGCGAGATGCTGGCGATCACCAGCGCGATCAAGGGTGCGGGGCTGGGCAAGGACGTGCTGCTCATCACCGACGGGAGATTCTCCGGTGGCACCACCGGCCTGTGCATCGGGCACGTCGCGCCCGAGGCGACGCAGGGCGGCCCGATCGCGTTCGTCCGCGACGGCGACCGGATCCGCGTCGACATGAACGCCCGTACCCTCGACCTGCTCGTGGACGAGGACGAGTTGGCCCGCCGCCGACAGGGCTGGACCCCTCCGCCTCCTCGCTACACCTCAGGCGTCCTGGCAAAATACGCGAAACTGGTGGGTTCAGCCGCACAAGGTGCCGTTTGCGGCTGA
- a CDS encoding 2-hydroxyacid dehydrogenase — protein MKVWLPIHNPEQVLGGLPEGVEVDVYDGSGDPPASIDEVEFYVPPYTLAQPEVWEIIPRMRSLKVVQLLTAGFEHVRPYVPQGVTLCNARGLHDTATSELALTLMLAVLRGVPDFVRAQDAGEWRFSFQSGLADKTVLIVGYGSIGAAIEQRLQPFEVEVLRVARSPRDGVAGYESLPELLPRADVVVLAVPLTEETRGMVDEKFLARMKDGALLVNVARGPVVVTDALLTELASGRLRAALDVTDPEPLPPDHPLWRAPNVLISMHTGGATAAAFPRGVRLIREQLHRYAAGQPLINVITGEY, from the coding sequence GTGAAGGTCTGGCTACCGATCCACAACCCTGAGCAGGTCCTCGGCGGCCTGCCCGAGGGCGTCGAGGTCGACGTGTACGACGGGTCCGGCGATCCGCCGGCCTCGATCGACGAGGTCGAGTTCTACGTGCCCCCGTACACCCTCGCCCAGCCTGAGGTGTGGGAGATCATCCCGCGCATGCGCTCGCTCAAGGTGGTCCAGCTGCTGACCGCCGGGTTCGAGCACGTCCGCCCCTACGTCCCCCAGGGCGTTACCCTGTGCAACGCCCGCGGCCTGCACGACACGGCCACCTCCGAGCTGGCGCTCACCCTGATGCTCGCCGTGCTGCGCGGCGTCCCCGACTTCGTGCGCGCCCAGGACGCGGGGGAGTGGCGGTTCAGCTTCCAGTCCGGGCTCGCCGACAAGACCGTGCTCATCGTCGGGTACGGGTCGATCGGCGCGGCCATCGAGCAGCGGCTCCAGCCGTTCGAGGTGGAGGTCCTCCGCGTCGCCCGCTCCCCGCGCGATGGGGTCGCCGGGTACGAGTCGCTGCCCGAACTGCTGCCGCGCGCCGACGTGGTCGTGCTGGCCGTGCCGCTCACCGAGGAGACCCGCGGCATGGTCGACGAGAAGTTCCTGGCCCGGATGAAGGACGGGGCCCTGCTCGTAAACGTCGCCCGCGGCCCGGTCGTGGTCACCGACGCGCTGCTCACCGAACTGGCCAGCGGCCGGCTGCGTGCCGCGCTCGACGTCACCGACCCCGAGCCGCTGCCGCCCGACCACCCGCTGTGGCGGGCCCCGAACGTGCTCATCAGCATGCACACCGGCGGCGCCACCGCCGCCGCCTTCCCCCGCGGGGTCCGCCTGATCCGCGAGCAGCTGCACCGGTACGCGGCCGGCCAGCCGCTCATCAACGTGATCACCGGGGAGTACTGA
- a CDS encoding patatin-like phospholipase family protein: MAAGSAGTGLKADLVLEGGGVKGIGLVGAVTRLAEAGYGFPRIAGSSAGAIVGSVLAAMQRAGEPTHRLVDIVRTLDYKKFRDRGRFGWALNMLGPVGDLLSLLLENGLYEGDYLRAWLASTLRALGVEKFGDLRLPEDPDSDIPEGHRYRLVVMASDVSRQRLVRLPWDYAEVYGLDPDEQPVADAVRASASIPFFFEPLTLRSGKDRGVSTLVDGGVLSNYPIAVFDRTDGKPPRWPTFGIRLSARDGEQARVTRPATGPVSLGLKVVETMIGAADAAHIHTPCALARSVFVDTSGISAVDFDITPAQQDGLLAAGREAAERFLAGWDFDRYRAVCRGGAQ, from the coding sequence ATGGCCGCTGGATCGGCGGGTACCGGACTGAAGGCCGACTTGGTGCTCGAGGGCGGCGGCGTCAAGGGGATCGGGCTCGTCGGCGCGGTGACCCGGCTCGCCGAGGCGGGGTACGGGTTCCCGCGCATCGCCGGCAGCTCCGCCGGCGCGATCGTGGGCTCGGTGCTGGCCGCGATGCAGCGGGCCGGCGAGCCCACACACCGGCTGGTCGACATCGTCCGGACCCTGGACTACAAGAAGTTCCGCGACCGCGGCCGGTTCGGCTGGGCGCTGAACATGCTGGGGCCGGTCGGCGACCTGCTCTCGCTGCTCCTCGAGAACGGCCTCTACGAGGGCGACTATCTGCGCGCGTGGCTGGCCAGCACGCTGCGCGCGCTCGGGGTGGAGAAGTTCGGCGACCTGCGCCTGCCAGAAGACCCGGACAGCGACATCCCCGAGGGGCACCGGTACCGGCTGGTGGTGATGGCGAGCGACGTGTCCCGCCAGCGGCTGGTCCGGCTGCCCTGGGACTACGCGGAGGTGTACGGGCTCGACCCCGACGAGCAACCGGTGGCCGACGCGGTACGGGCCTCCGCGTCCATCCCCTTCTTCTTCGAGCCGCTCACGCTGCGCTCCGGCAAGGACCGGGGCGTCTCCACCCTGGTGGACGGAGGGGTGCTGTCCAACTACCCGATCGCGGTCTTCGACCGCACCGACGGCAAGCCGCCGCGCTGGCCTACGTTCGGGATCCGGCTGTCCGCCCGCGACGGCGAGCAGGCCCGGGTCACCCGGCCGGCGACCGGGCCGGTGTCGCTCGGCCTGAAGGTGGTGGAGACCATGATCGGAGCGGCGGACGCGGCCCACATTCACACCCCCTGCGCACTGGCGCGTAGCGTGTTCGTGGACACCTCCGGAATCTCGGCGGTGGACTTCGACATCACGCCGGCGCAGCAAGACGGCCTGCTCGCCGCGGGGCGTGAGGCCGCGGAGCGGTTCCTCGCCGGCTGGGACTTCGACCGGTATCGCGCGGTGTGCCGTGGAGGGGCGCAGTGA
- the gatB gene encoding Asp-tRNA(Asn)/Glu-tRNA(Gln) amidotransferase subunit GatB has product MTLQAVLDYDEAIAKYDPVLGLEVHVELGTATKMFCGCPTGFGAEPNSQVCPTCLGLPGSLPVVNEKAVESAIRIGLALNCEIAQWCRFSRKNYFYPDMPKNFQISQYDEPICFNGWIDIEVEGRTFRIGIERAHMEEDTGKSTHVGGATGRIHGADYSLVDYNRAGIPLIEIVTKPIVGAGELAPLVAKAYVAELRDLLRALGVSEARMELGQLRCDANVSLMPKGASEFGTRSETKNVNSLRSVERAVRYEISRQAAVLESGGKVVQETRHWHEDSGVTTSGRSKEQAEDYRYFPEPDLVPVAPSREWVEQLRQTLPEMPRARRRRLQAEWGLSDKEMQALVGAGALDVVAATVEAGSPPDQARKWWLGELARRANEQGVDVDELPITPAQVARIVELVAEGKLNDKLARQVIEGVLAGEGDPDTVVEKRDLRIVSDSGALTKAVEEAIAANPDIAEKVRGGKIAAAGALVGAVMKATRGQADAARARELILQRLGVQG; this is encoded by the coding sequence GTGACGCTGCAGGCGGTGCTCGACTACGACGAGGCGATCGCCAAGTACGACCCGGTCCTCGGCCTGGAGGTGCACGTCGAGCTGGGCACCGCGACCAAGATGTTCTGCGGCTGCCCGACCGGGTTCGGGGCCGAGCCGAACTCGCAGGTCTGCCCGACCTGCCTGGGCCTGCCCGGGTCGCTGCCGGTGGTCAACGAGAAGGCCGTCGAATCCGCCATCCGGATCGGGCTCGCGCTCAACTGTGAGATCGCGCAGTGGTGCCGGTTCAGCCGGAAGAACTACTTCTATCCGGACATGCCGAAGAACTTCCAGATCTCGCAGTACGACGAGCCGATCTGTTTCAACGGCTGGATCGACATCGAGGTCGAGGGCAGGACGTTCCGCATCGGCATCGAGCGCGCCCACATGGAGGAGGACACCGGCAAGTCCACGCACGTGGGCGGCGCCACCGGGCGCATCCACGGCGCGGACTACTCGCTGGTGGACTACAACCGGGCCGGCATCCCGCTGATCGAGATCGTCACCAAGCCGATCGTCGGCGCCGGTGAGCTGGCCCCGCTGGTGGCCAAGGCGTACGTGGCCGAGCTGCGCGACCTGCTCCGGGCACTGGGGGTGTCCGAGGCGCGCATGGAACTGGGCCAGCTGCGCTGCGACGCCAACGTGTCGCTGATGCCGAAGGGCGCGAGCGAGTTCGGCACCCGCAGCGAGACCAAGAACGTGAACTCGCTGCGCTCGGTCGAGCGGGCCGTCCGGTACGAGATCAGCCGCCAGGCGGCCGTGCTGGAGTCCGGCGGCAAGGTGGTCCAGGAGACCCGCCACTGGCACGAGGACAGCGGCGTCACCACCTCTGGGCGCAGCAAGGAGCAGGCCGAGGACTACCGGTACTTCCCCGAGCCCGACCTGGTGCCCGTGGCCCCGTCCCGGGAGTGGGTCGAGCAGCTGCGCCAGACCCTGCCCGAGATGCCGAGAGCCCGCCGCCGTCGGCTCCAGGCCGAGTGGGGGCTCTCGGACAAGGAGATGCAGGCGCTGGTCGGCGCGGGCGCGCTCGACGTGGTCGCCGCGACCGTCGAGGCCGGCTCGCCGCCGGACCAGGCCCGCAAGTGGTGGCTGGGCGAGCTGGCCCGGCGCGCCAACGAGCAGGGCGTCGACGTGGACGAGCTGCCGATCACCCCGGCCCAGGTCGCCCGCATCGTCGAACTGGTCGCCGAGGGCAAGCTCAACGACAAGCTCGCCCGCCAGGTGATCGAGGGCGTGTTGGCCGGTGAGGGCGACCCCGACACGGTCGTCGAGAAGCGGGACCTGCGGATCGTCTCGGACTCCGGAGCGCTCACCAAGGCCGTGGAGGAGGCGATCGCGGCCAACCCGGACATCGCCGAGAAGGTTCGCGGCGGCAAGATCGCCGCGGCCGGTGCCCTGGTCGGCGCGGTCATGAAGGCCACCCGCGGCCAGGCCGACGCCGCCCGCGCCCGGGAGTTGATCCTCCAGCGGCTCGGCGTCCAGGGCTGA
- the gatA gene encoding Asp-tRNA(Asn)/Glu-tRNA(Gln) amidotransferase subunit GatA, which translates to MADLTRMTAVEIAEAVRSGQVSAVEVAEAHLNRIRAVDDKVHAFLHVDAEGALAQARRVDAKRAAGEPLGPLAGVPLALKDVLTQKGVPTTCGSKILEGWKPPYDSTVVRKLREADVVILGKTNMDEFAMGSSTENSAYGPTRNPWDLDRIPGGSSGGSSAAVAAYQAPLAIGTDTGGSIRQPAAVTGIVGAKPTYGGVSRYGLVAFASSLDQAGPFARTVLDTALLHEAIAGHDPYDSTSIDAPVPPVVAAAREGAADGVRGLRIGVVKEFGGEGYQAGVLQRFHEAVDLLAELGAEIVEVSCPSFEYALAAYYLIAPSECSSNLARFDAMRYGLRVGDDGTRSAEEVMNLTRAAGFGPEVKRRIMLGTYALSSGYYDAYYGKAQQVRTLIKRDFEAAYERVDVLVSPTTPTTAFPIGERVDNPLAMYLSDLCTIPSNLAGNASMSVPCGRAPEDNLPVGFQIIAPAMADDRMYRVGAALEAAYVARWGHHLIAEVPSL; encoded by the coding sequence ATGGCCGACCTCACCCGGATGACCGCCGTGGAGATCGCCGAGGCCGTCCGGTCCGGCCAGGTCTCGGCCGTGGAAGTGGCCGAGGCTCACCTGAACCGGATCCGTGCGGTGGACGACAAGGTCCACGCGTTCCTGCACGTCGACGCCGAGGGCGCGCTCGCCCAGGCCCGGCGCGTGGACGCCAAGCGCGCCGCCGGCGAGCCGCTCGGCCCGCTGGCCGGCGTGCCGCTCGCGCTCAAGGACGTGCTCACCCAGAAGGGCGTGCCGACGACCTGCGGCTCGAAGATCCTGGAGGGCTGGAAGCCGCCGTACGACTCGACGGTCGTCCGCAAGCTCCGCGAGGCCGACGTCGTGATCCTCGGCAAGACCAACATGGACGAGTTCGCGATGGGCTCGTCCACCGAGAACTCCGCGTACGGCCCGACCCGCAACCCCTGGGACCTGGACCGCATCCCGGGCGGATCCTCCGGCGGCTCGTCGGCGGCCGTGGCCGCCTACCAGGCCCCGCTCGCCATCGGCACCGACACCGGCGGCTCCATCCGCCAGCCGGCCGCGGTGACCGGCATCGTCGGGGCCAAGCCCACCTACGGCGGCGTGTCCCGGTACGGGCTGGTGGCGTTCGCGTCCTCGCTGGACCAGGCCGGCCCCTTCGCCCGGACCGTGCTCGACACCGCGCTGCTGCACGAGGCGATCGCCGGGCACGACCCGTACGACTCGACCTCGATCGACGCGCCGGTGCCGCCGGTGGTGGCGGCGGCCCGGGAGGGCGCCGCGGACGGCGTGCGGGGCTTGCGGATCGGCGTGGTGAAGGAGTTCGGCGGCGAGGGCTACCAGGCCGGGGTGCTCCAGCGGTTCCACGAGGCCGTCGACCTGCTGGCTGAGCTGGGGGCGGAGATCGTCGAGGTGTCCTGCCCGAGCTTCGAGTACGCGCTGGCCGCGTACTACCTGATCGCGCCGAGCGAGTGCTCCTCGAACCTGGCCCGGTTCGACGCCATGCGGTACGGCCTGCGGGTCGGTGACGACGGCACCCGCAGCGCCGAGGAGGTCATGAACCTCACCCGCGCGGCCGGGTTCGGTCCTGAGGTGAAGCGGCGCATCATGCTCGGCACCTACGCGCTCTCCTCCGGCTACTACGACGCGTACTACGGGAAGGCCCAGCAGGTGCGCACCCTGATCAAGCGCGACTTCGAGGCCGCCTACGAGCGGGTGGACGTGCTGGTCTCGCCGACCACGCCGACCACGGCGTTCCCGATCGGCGAGCGGGTGGACAATCCGCTGGCCATGTACCTGTCGGACCTGTGCACGATCCCGTCCAATCTGGCCGGGAACGCGTCGATGTCGGTGCCCTGCGGGCGCGCGCCCGAGGACAACCTGCCGGTCGGATTCCAGATCATCGCCCCGGCCATGGCCGACGACCGGATGTACCGGGTCGGCGCGGCGCTGGAGGCCGCGTACGTGGCGCGCTGGGGCCACCACCTGATCGCGGAGGTGCCTTCGCTGTGA
- the gatC gene encoding Asp-tRNA(Asn)/Glu-tRNA(Gln) amidotransferase subunit GatC — protein MSVITREEVAHLARLARLDLGEEELDHLASQLDVILAAVARVKEVAAEDIPPTSHPLPLTNVMRPDEVRPGLRPEEVLAEAPAAEDGRFRVPRILGEEA, from the coding sequence ATGTCTGTCATCACGCGGGAGGAGGTCGCGCACCTCGCCCGGCTGGCCCGGTTGGATCTCGGCGAGGAGGAGCTCGATCACCTCGCGTCCCAGCTCGACGTGATCCTCGCCGCCGTCGCCCGGGTGAAGGAGGTAGCGGCGGAGGACATCCCGCCGACCTCGCATCCGCTGCCGCTGACGAACGTGATGCGCCCCGACGAGGTACGCCCCGGGCTGCGGCCCGAGGAGGTGCTGGCCGAGGCGCCAGCGGCCGAGGACGGGCGGTTCCGGGTCCCGCGGATCCTGGGAGAGGAGGCGTAA
- a CDS encoding putative bifunctional diguanylate cyclase/phosphodiesterase yields the protein MCQADDHHLGSAGRRTALVPYAACVMAAGAGVLAWGGVRLSTDAADGLPRLVQLPGLWILAVLIVFGELRPITSPGRRDGEGITTSTTFTFAVLLYLGLPIAAVLHALASLLYGVARRHATWRNVFNMAQYALSLAAAYGVLAVFGVAATPAQPKVPDAADLPAVGLAALAYLTVNNLLVWRGLAWWQGGRFVETVRAELAYQAAVGGVLLGLSPLVVVVLAHRPWFIPLFGVALVAVYRSASISRAREQESLHDSLTGLPNRKMLIRSSEQALAAARRRGGRMGLFLLDLDRFKEINDTLGHLTGDRLLALVAERLKRALRPGDVVGRLGGDEFAILLPTVPDAATARAIAARVVDVFAQPFNLDGLVLDLEASVGIALYPDHAADFEGLLQRADVAMYLAKGASGGIEMYAVERDRNTPDRLALLGDLRRALDAGDLDLYYQPKVSFADGAVVGLEALVRWTHPVRGPMSPELFVQLAEQTGLMPRLTEYVLQTALAQAAVWWRTGITVPIAVNVSLRDIHAPGFVHTISEGLRRYGVPASALQLEITERVLLEDPNRVSDTISGLEELGVRLSLDDFGTGYSSLVHLRRMPVSEIKIDRSFVARLTDVKEDAAIVRSTVDLAHSLGIRVVAEGVEDDATWEQLRRLGCDVAQGWLVARAMPGEQATAWLAERMGCSVAGDAYRA from the coding sequence ATGTGCCAGGCCGACGACCATCACCTCGGCTCCGCCGGACGGCGGACAGCACTCGTCCCCTACGCGGCCTGCGTGATGGCCGCCGGGGCCGGCGTGCTGGCATGGGGTGGCGTACGGCTCAGCACCGACGCGGCGGACGGGTTGCCCCGGCTCGTCCAGCTGCCCGGACTATGGATCCTGGCCGTGCTCATCGTCTTCGGCGAGCTCCGCCCGATCACCAGCCCGGGTCGGCGTGACGGCGAGGGCATCACCACCTCCACCACGTTCACGTTCGCGGTCCTGCTGTACCTCGGGCTGCCGATCGCGGCGGTGCTCCACGCGCTGGCCTCCCTGCTGTACGGGGTGGCGAGGCGCCACGCCACCTGGCGGAACGTGTTCAACATGGCCCAGTACGCGCTCAGCCTCGCCGCGGCGTACGGGGTGCTCGCCGTGTTCGGCGTCGCGGCCACGCCGGCCCAGCCGAAGGTGCCCGACGCCGCTGACCTGCCCGCGGTGGGCCTCGCCGCCCTCGCGTACCTCACGGTCAACAACCTCCTGGTCTGGCGGGGCCTGGCCTGGTGGCAGGGCGGGCGTTTCGTCGAGACGGTGCGGGCCGAGCTGGCTTACCAGGCCGCGGTCGGCGGGGTGTTGCTCGGGCTGTCCCCACTGGTCGTGGTCGTGCTCGCGCACCGGCCCTGGTTCATCCCGCTGTTCGGGGTCGCGCTGGTCGCGGTGTACCGCAGCGCGTCGATCTCCCGGGCGCGCGAGCAGGAGTCGCTGCACGACTCGCTCACCGGCCTGCCGAACCGCAAGATGCTCATCCGGAGCAGCGAGCAGGCCCTGGCCGCGGCCCGCCGGCGGGGCGGGCGGATGGGGCTGTTCCTGCTCGACCTGGACCGGTTCAAGGAGATCAACGACACCCTGGGGCACCTCACCGGCGACCGGCTGCTCGCCCTGGTCGCCGAGCGGCTCAAGCGCGCCCTGCGGCCCGGGGACGTGGTCGGCCGGCTCGGCGGGGACGAGTTCGCGATCCTGCTGCCGACGGTGCCGGACGCCGCCACCGCCCGGGCGATCGCGGCCCGCGTGGTGGACGTGTTCGCCCAACCGTTCAACCTCGACGGCCTCGTCCTCGACCTGGAGGCCAGCGTCGGCATCGCGCTGTACCCGGACCACGCCGCCGACTTCGAGGGCCTGCTCCAGCGCGCCGACGTGGCCATGTACCTGGCCAAGGGCGCGTCCGGCGGTATCGAGATGTACGCGGTCGAGCGCGACCGCAACACGCCCGACCGGCTCGCCCTCCTCGGCGACCTGCGGCGCGCGCTCGACGCCGGCGACCTCGACCTGTACTACCAGCCGAAGGTGTCCTTCGCCGACGGCGCCGTGGTCGGCCTGGAGGCTCTGGTCCGCTGGACCCACCCGGTCCGCGGCCCGATGAGCCCGGAGCTGTTCGTCCAACTGGCCGAGCAGACCGGGCTCATGCCCCGGCTTACCGAGTACGTTCTGCAGACCGCGCTCGCCCAGGCCGCCGTCTGGTGGCGCACCGGCATCACGGTCCCGATCGCGGTCAACGTGTCGCTGCGGGACATCCACGCGCCCGGCTTCGTGCACACCATCTCGGAGGGGCTGCGCCGGTACGGCGTGCCCGCCTCCGCGCTCCAACTGGAGATCACCGAGCGGGTCCTGCTGGAGGACCCCAACCGGGTCTCGGACACCATCTCCGGCCTGGAGGAACTCGGCGTGCGGCTGTCCCTGGATGACTTCGGCACCGGGTACTCCTCGCTGGTGCACCTGCGCCGTATGCCGGTCAGCGAGATCAAGATCGACCGGTCTTTCGTCGCTCGGCTCACCGACGTCAAGGAGGACGCGGCGATCGTCCGCTCCACCGTGGACCTCGCCCACTCGCTCGGCATCCGCGTGGTCGCCGAGGGCGTGGAGGACGACGCCACCTGGGAGCAGCTGCGCCGGCTCGGCTGCGATGTGGCCCAGGGCTGGCTGGTCGCCCGGGCCATGCCGGGCGAGCAGGCGACCGCCTGGCTCGCCGAGCGGATGGGGTGCTCCGTGGCCGGCGACGCGTACCGGGCATAG